The Carassius auratus strain Wakin chromosome 5, ASM336829v1, whole genome shotgun sequence genome includes a window with the following:
- the LOC113074920 gene encoding beta,beta-carotene 9',10'-oxygenase-like — MSSKKPQTIAAAQKTYFTKVHGLPDITPLVSSVQETPEPIPTAVKGTIPSWIHGSLLRNGPGKFEFGNQHYNHWFDGMALMHRFQIEDGQVTYRSRFLSSDSYTQNSERNRIIVSEFGTLALPDPCKNFFQRFLSRFEMPKPTDNASVNFVKYKGDYYVSTETNYMHRVDPDTLESKQKVDWSKFIAVNGATAHPHFDPDGTAYNMGNSYRNKGAFYNIIRVPPERDGPEDTLEGAKILCSIAPRDKSKPSYYHSFGMPENYVVFIEQPIKMDLFKIVTGRLRGKSLNEGVYWDPNQETIFHLIDKQTGKEMPVKYYTKALSTFHQINAFEQDGFLMLDMCCSDDGQSINNFLIQNLRQSGETLDEMYNTMSRPFPRRFVLPLNITSETPLGQNLNTRPESTATAVCRNKNQVFCTFEDLHGEDLKDYGGLEFPHINYARYNTRPYRYYYGCGFRHLVGDSLIKMDLESKTFKVWRQPDLYPSEPVFILSPNAAEEDDGVILSVIITPVKDKSTFLLVLDAKTFEELGRAEVPVNIPYGFHGVFNSSA, encoded by the exons ATGTCCAGCAAAAAGCCTCAAACAATTG CTGCTGCTCAGAAAACATACTTCACAAAAGTGCATGGGCTGCCAGACATCACACCCTTGGTAAGTTCGGTACAGGAGACACCTGAGCCCATCCCAACTGCAGTTAAAGGCACCATCCCATCCTGGATCCATGGGAGTCTGCTGCGGAATGGTCCAGGAAAGTTTGAGTTTGGGAATCAGCA CTATAACCACTGGTTTGACGGCATGGCCTTGATGCATCGCTTTCAGATTGAGGACGGTCAGGTGACATACAGAAGCCGTTTTTTGTCTAGCGACTCGTATACGCAGAACAGCGAGAGGAACCGCATCATAGTTTCAGAGTTTGGCACTTTGGCTTTACCTGATCCCTGCAAGAACTTTTTTCAGCGCTTCCTGTCCAGATTTGAGATGCCAA AGCCAACAGATAATGCCAGTGTCAACTTCGTTAAATACAAGGGTGACTACTACGTCAGCACAGAAACAAACTACATGCACAGAGTGGATCCAGACACTCTGGAGTCCAAACAGAAG GTGGACTGGAGCAAGTTCATTGCTGTGAACGGCGCTACTGCTCATCCACACTTTGATCCAGACGGCACAGCTTACAACATGGGCAACTCATACAGAAACAAAG GGGCTTTCTATAACATCATCAGGGTGCCACCAGAAAGAGACGGCCCAGAAGATACTCTAGAGGGAGCCAAAATATTATGCTCTATTGCCCCTCGTGACAAATCCAAACCCTCCTATTACCACAGCTTTG GCATGCCAGAGAACTATGTAGTGTTTATCGAGCAGCCCATTAAGATGGATCTGTTTAAGATAGTGACTGGCAGACTAAGGGGGAAATCACTAAATGAGGGGGTTTACTGGGACCCCAACCAGGAAACCATATTCCACCTTATTGACAAACAAACCGGAAAG GAGATGCCAGTGAAGTACTACACCAAGGCCTTGTCCACCTTTCATCAGATCAATGCTTTTGAGCAGGATGGATTCCTCATGCTAGACATGTGCTGCTCTGACGATGGCCAGTCCATAAACAACTTCCTCATCCAGAACCTGCGTCAATCAGGAGAAACATTGGATGAG atGTATAACACCATGAGCCGGCCATTTCCCCGTCGTTTTGTGCTGCCTCTCAACATCACCAGTGAAACCCCACTGGGACAGAATCTCAACACACGGCCTGAGAGCACCGCTACTGCTGTCTGCCGTAACAAAAATCAG GTGTTTTGCACATTTGAAGATCTCCATGGCGAAGACCTGAAAGACTACGGTGGTTTGGAGTTTCCACATATTAACTACGCCAGATATAACACCAGACCTTATAGATACTACTATGGCTGTGGCTTCCGTCACCTAGTGGGTGACTCTTTAATTAAGATGGATCTGGAGAGCAAAACGTTCAAG gTATGGCGCCAGCCTGATCTCTACCCATCAGAGCCTGTCTTCATTCTTTCACCCAATGCTGCAGAAGAGGATGATGGAGTCATCCTATCTGTGATCATCACACCAGTTAAG GACAAGAGTACTTTTCTTTTAGTGCTAGATGCCAAAACATTTGAAGAGCTGGGAAGAGCCGAAGTGCCTGTCAACATTCCTTATGGATTCCACGGAGTCTTCAACTCCAGTGCATGA